Proteins from a single region of Artemia franciscana chromosome 2, ASM3288406v1, whole genome shotgun sequence:
- the LOC136037260 gene encoding uncharacterized protein LOC136037260: MIAKFTPVLLFFGIVSCYNVRKHKDAKVPGNANDYLDYVLSLARPIIASSGLDPIFPLPEVTGTFENTILGVHWHGNVALYNGFLFGLSTLTRAGDATLEVVGFRMDFTGDVGLSNVQAGYRCHYDVQGVGDDADINVLIPYVSARFSSSTFLLNTTTTMNSFQILNIGSPQVTFQGFDGLDWVAEAIADIVLDNLGEEILEALESGISDILECIISVTSSDDPNLSIDSCVPVRNVKVIRRN, encoded by the exons ACACAAAGATGCGAAAGTTCCTGGAAACGCCAATGACTATCTAGACTATGTTCTCAGCTTAGCTCGTCCAATCATTGCAAGCTCTGGCTTAGACCCGATTTTTCCCTTGCCTGAAGTTACGGGTACCTTTGAAAATACG attcttggGGTTCATTGGCATGGTAATGTTGCTTTATACAATGGATTCCTTTTTGGGCTTTCTACTTTGACCAGAGCAGGAGATGCTACTTTGGAAGTGGTTGGCTTCCGTATGGATTTCACTGGAGATGTTGGCCTTTCAAATGTTCAG gctggTTACAGATGCCACTATGATGTTCAAGGTGTTGGAGATGACGCAGATATAAATGTTCTTATTCCTTATGTTAGTGCTAGGTTTTCTTCGTCCACTTTTCTACTCAACACAACGACCACAATGAACAGTTTTCAGATACTGAACATagg ATCCCCTCAGGTCACATTTCAGGGCTTTGATGGCCTTGACTGGGTAGCTGAGGCCATTGCCGACATTGTTCTTGACAACTTGGGTGAGGAAATTCTTGAAGCATTGGAAAGTGGAATTTCAGATATTTTGGAATGCATCATCAGTGTTACATCGAGTGACGATCCAAATTTGTCCATTGACTCCTGCGTACCAGTTCGTAACGTAAAAGTCATCAGAAggaattaa